A window of Marinitoga sp. 38H-ov contains these coding sequences:
- a CDS encoding LacI family DNA-binding transcriptional regulator — protein MATIEDVAKLAGTSIATVSRVINNKGKVSEKTKIKVLKAIEELNYKPSSQAKHLAKVKYGFKIGVLFSDRIKNILEKNKNEFGEMDFYSTVLEGIYDGAKENKSKIRLFTFNEYLKSEKDCDGILIIGSDKIPDEILNSNINIVLVDNYIVGRKINAVISNGFDGAYYVIDKMIKRNYKKIVHVHGPLEFYGFRRRYEGYKLAMKKNNLLPITYEVAENQESINYIINLILSKKPEIIFASNDPIAIMILNALKSKNVKVPNEIQIIGFDDIVFSSTIEPSLSTVKVFKYEMGNVAFERVIDLINGKNMHPYVTSLFTEFIERNSTKKFNKED, from the coding sequence ATGGCTACAATTGAAGATGTTGCAAAACTAGCTGGAACATCAATAGCTACAGTATCGAGAGTAATAAATAATAAAGGCAAGGTTTCTGAAAAAACAAAAATAAAAGTTTTAAAAGCAATAGAAGAATTAAATTATAAGCCTTCAAGTCAAGCAAAACATCTTGCGAAAGTAAAATACGGATTCAAAATAGGAGTATTATTTAGCGATAGAATAAAAAATATATTAGAAAAAAATAAAAATGAATTTGGAGAAATGGATTTTTATTCTACTGTTTTAGAAGGGATATATGATGGTGCTAAAGAAAATAAATCCAAAATAAGGTTATTTACTTTTAATGAATATTTGAAAAGCGAAAAAGATTGTGATGGTATTTTAATTATTGGATCTGATAAAATTCCTGATGAAATTTTAAATAGTAATATAAATATTGTTTTAGTAGATAATTATATAGTAGGAAGAAAAATAAACGCTGTAATATCAAATGGTTTTGATGGTGCTTATTATGTTATTGATAAAATGATTAAAAGAAATTATAAAAAAATAGTGCATGTACATGGGCCATTAGAATTTTATGGTTTTAGAAGAAGATATGAAGGTTATAAACTAGCGATGAAAAAAAATAATTTGTTACCAATAACATATGAAGTTGCTGAAAATCAAGAATCTATAAACTATATTATAAATTTAATATTATCTAAAAAGCCTGAAATTATTTTTGCATCAAATGATCCTATAGCTATAATGATTTTAAATGCGTTGAAATCAAAAAATGTGAAAGTTCCGAATGAAATACAAATAATAGGATTTGATGATATTGTTTTTTCTTCAACGATTGAACCATCTTTGTCAACAGTAAAAGTATTTAAATATGAAATGGGAAATGTTGCTTTTGAAAGAGTAATTGATTTAATAAATGGGAAAAATATGCATCCGTACGTAACATCTTTGTTTACAGAATTTATTGAAAGAAATTCAACAAAGAAATTCAACAAGGAAGATTAA
- a CDS encoding extracellular solute-binding protein, giving the protein MKKIITFIFLTMFIFSFAKTTLVFWTAPNPNQEAFWKKLVAEYEKQNPNIDIEWTTIPAAGSSEEAILSAIASGRTPDICTNIFSGFAAQLIELDQLVELNKLQGFNELISTRKMNNIIDGWQFMGKTYVLPIYSNPILIWWRKDILNEYGWDTPPRTYSEIYELSKQFVVPKEKYTMRVVAGRNWWDRWFDYITYYYAASEGKPYIDLKKFKAVYNNEAGIEVAKFFETMFKNGWTAVDLGNAPLYNGVILASLKGPWEIPYAENQFPEILKNIEITPPIVPDNYPKDKPIYTFADSKGLVIFKSSKHQKEAWEFVKWVFSNPENDKLWLEMTKMPPARSDLLENELFKEFFDKNPLAAEYAKYVGYAIPPALITKTVDVQDEMTFSLIEPIMYGKKDAETAVKDSIKKINRIIW; this is encoded by the coding sequence ATGAAAAAGATTATCACTTTTATTTTTTTAACAATGTTTATTTTTTCTTTTGCAAAGACAACCCTAGTATTTTGGACAGCGCCAAATCCGAATCAAGAAGCTTTTTGGAAAAAATTAGTTGCAGAATATGAAAAACAGAATCCAAATATAGATATTGAATGGACAACTATACCAGCCGCAGGAAGTTCTGAAGAAGCAATTTTAAGTGCTATAGCGTCAGGGAGAACACCAGATATTTGTACAAATATTTTTTCTGGGTTTGCTGCTCAATTAATTGAATTAGATCAACTAGTTGAATTAAATAAATTACAAGGATTTAATGAATTAATTTCCACAAGAAAAATGAATAATATAATAGATGGTTGGCAATTCATGGGTAAAACATATGTATTACCTATTTATTCAAATCCTATTTTAATATGGTGGAGAAAAGATATTTTAAATGAATATGGTTGGGATACACCCCCAAGAACATATTCGGAAATATATGAACTTTCAAAACAATTTGTAGTTCCAAAAGAAAAATATACAATGAGAGTAGTTGCTGGAAGAAATTGGTGGGATAGATGGTTTGATTATATTACATATTATTATGCTGCAAGTGAAGGGAAACCATATATAGATTTAAAAAAATTTAAAGCAGTATATAATAATGAAGCTGGAATAGAAGTTGCAAAATTTTTTGAAACAATGTTTAAAAATGGCTGGACAGCTGTAGACCTTGGGAATGCTCCGCTATATAATGGAGTAATTTTAGCAAGTTTGAAAGGCCCTTGGGAAATCCCTTATGCAGAAAATCAATTCCCTGAAATACTAAAGAATATTGAAATCACTCCTCCAATAGTTCCAGATAATTATCCAAAAGATAAACCTATATATACTTTTGCAGATTCTAAAGGATTAGTAATTTTTAAATCTTCTAAACATCAAAAAGAAGCTTGGGAATTTGTAAAATGGGTTTTTTCTAATCCGGAAAATGATAAATTGTGGTTAGAAATGACAAAAATGCCTCCAGCTAGGTCAGATTTGCTTGAAAATGAATTATTTAAAGAATTTTTTGATAAAAACCCATTGGCAGCAGAATATGCAAAATATGTAGGATATGCTATTCCTCCTGCATTAATAACAAAGACTGTTGATGTTCAAGATGAAATGACATTTAGTTTAATTGAGCCAATCATGTATGGTAAAAAGGATGCTGAAACTGCTGTAAAAGATTCAATTAAAAAGATAAATAGAATAATTTGGTGA